Proteins encoded together in one Schumannella luteola window:
- a CDS encoding MFS transporter, producing MNLPVRPASLMAPHLRATTIGSFALVFLGAFEALAVTTVMPAVSVDLDGDAYYALAFSGTLAASVVGVVVAGRWSDRRGPVAPLLAATAVFLVGLIVAGSASTIEVFVVGRLLQGFGSGAINVALYVVVARLYPPALHPRIFGAFAAAWVLPSMIGPPVAGWVAEWISWHWVFLGVAVLVLVATALMLPAVRQITGSTTTADGVEAGSTAPVDAAHPSTETAAPEQTGPGSFVSIGLSLVVAAAVLAISLAQQLPSPLDWAVAIVALIVAGFAARPLLPRRTLLAGRGLPATVALRGLVAAAFFAAEVYMPLMLHERDGLALSVSGLILTVGAVSWALGSHLQGRFGERVGSTPIARVGTALIALGIVVQLLDALLGLGPIVAGVGWLVAGAGMGTVFPRLSTLALAYSTPRNQGFNSAALSIFDAGSSATSIAIAGLLFGLAGGTGSPFAYAAAFALSTVVAVLAQPVAARTAAQTAAR from the coding sequence GTGAATCTCCCTGTCCGCCCCGCCAGCCTGATGGCGCCCCACCTGCGTGCGACGACGATCGGCTCGTTCGCACTCGTCTTCCTCGGCGCCTTCGAGGCGCTCGCCGTCACCACTGTGATGCCGGCCGTCAGCGTCGACCTCGATGGCGACGCCTACTACGCCCTCGCCTTCTCAGGCACGCTCGCGGCCTCGGTCGTCGGCGTCGTCGTGGCCGGGCGCTGGTCGGACCGGCGTGGTCCGGTCGCCCCGCTGCTCGCCGCGACCGCGGTCTTCCTCGTCGGGCTGATCGTCGCAGGCTCGGCCTCGACGATCGAGGTCTTCGTGGTCGGCCGGCTGCTGCAGGGGTTCGGATCCGGCGCGATCAACGTCGCGCTCTATGTGGTCGTCGCGCGGCTCTACCCGCCGGCGCTGCATCCGCGCATCTTCGGCGCCTTCGCCGCGGCGTGGGTGCTGCCCTCGATGATCGGGCCTCCCGTCGCGGGATGGGTCGCCGAGTGGATCAGCTGGCACTGGGTGTTCCTCGGGGTGGCGGTGCTGGTGCTGGTCGCCACCGCGCTCATGCTGCCGGCGGTCCGGCAGATCACCGGCAGCACCACCACGGCGGACGGCGTCGAGGCGGGGTCGACCGCGCCCGTGGATGCGGCGCACCCGTCGACCGAGACCGCCGCGCCCGAGCAGACCGGCCCCGGATCGTTCGTCTCGATCGGGCTGTCGCTCGTCGTGGCGGCAGCGGTGCTCGCGATCTCGCTCGCGCAGCAGCTGCCGTCGCCCCTCGATTGGGCTGTCGCGATCGTCGCGCTGATCGTCGCCGGCTTCGCGGCGCGGCCGCTGCTGCCGAGGCGCACGCTTCTGGCGGGTCGCGGACTGCCCGCGACGGTCGCGCTGCGCGGTCTCGTGGCGGCGGCGTTCTTCGCCGCCGAGGTCTACATGCCGCTCATGCTGCACGAGCGCGATGGGCTCGCGCTGTCGGTGTCGGGCCTGATCCTCACGGTCGGGGCCGTGTCGTGGGCGCTCGGTTCGCACCTGCAGGGGCGGTTCGGCGAGCGTGTCGGCTCGACGCCGATCGCCCGGGTCGGCACGGCGCTGATCGCCCTCGGGATCGTCGTGCAGCTGCTGGACGCCCTGCTCGGACTCGGTCCGATCGTCGCCGGGGTCGGCTGGCTCGTCGCCGGTGCGGGGATGGGCACCGTCTTCCCGCGTCTGTCGACGCTGGCGCTCGCCTACTCGACGCCGCGCAACCAGGGATTCAACAGCGCCGCGCTGTCGATCTTCGACGCCGGCAGCAGCGCGACCTCGATCGCGATCGCGGGGCTGCTGTTCGGCCTCGCCGGCGGCACCGGCTCTCCGTTCGCCTACGCGGCCGCCTTCGCGCTCAGCACGGTCGTCGCCGTGCTGGCGCAGCCGGTCGCGGCGCGCACGGCGGCGCAGACGGCCGCGCGCTGA
- a CDS encoding PhoH family protein, whose protein sequence is MQSSPIAAGETSRRTTRKQGERTYVLDTSVLLSDPHALFRFAEHSVVLPVVVIAELEAKRHDPEIGYFARQALRLLDEMRIEHERLDFPIPVGDAGGSVRVELNHSNMSVLPSGLQLNDNDSRILAVALNLAGDGLDVTVVSKDLPLRVKAASIGLAAEEYRAELAPQSGWTGMAEVDLSSEQMAELYDADKLSTRAVADLPINTSLVLRSDRGSALGRVTGKGELSVVRGDRDVFGLHGRSAEQRLAIDLLLDPEIGIVSLGGRAGTGKSALALCAGLEAVLEKQQHRKIMVFRPLYAVGGQELGYLPGDAQEKMNPWGQAVFDTLGALVSENVLEEVMERGLLEVLPLTHIRGRSLHDAFVIVDEAQSLERNVLLTVLSRIGQNSRVVLTHDVAQRDNLRVGRHDGVASVIETLKGHPLFAHITLTRSERSAVAALVTELLESNELA, encoded by the coding sequence CTGCAGTCCTCGCCCATCGCCGCCGGAGAGACCAGCCGGCGCACCACCAGGAAGCAGGGGGAGCGCACGTACGTGCTCGACACCTCCGTGCTTCTCAGCGACCCGCACGCCCTGTTCCGCTTCGCGGAGCACTCGGTCGTGCTGCCGGTCGTGGTCATCGCCGAACTCGAGGCCAAGCGCCACGACCCCGAGATCGGCTACTTCGCGCGGCAGGCGCTGCGCCTTCTCGACGAGATGCGCATCGAGCACGAGCGCCTCGACTTCCCGATCCCGGTGGGGGATGCGGGCGGCAGCGTGCGCGTCGAGCTGAACCACTCCAACATGTCGGTGCTGCCCTCGGGGCTGCAGCTGAACGACAACGACTCGCGCATCCTCGCCGTCGCCCTCAACCTGGCTGGCGACGGCCTCGACGTCACGGTCGTCTCCAAAGACCTGCCGTTGCGCGTCAAGGCCGCCTCGATCGGCCTCGCCGCCGAGGAGTACCGCGCCGAGCTCGCCCCGCAGTCGGGCTGGACCGGCATGGCCGAGGTCGACCTGTCGAGCGAGCAGATGGCCGAGCTCTACGACGCCGACAAGCTGTCGACGCGCGCGGTCGCCGACCTGCCGATCAACACGAGCCTGGTGCTGCGCTCCGACCGGGGGAGCGCTCTCGGGCGGGTGACCGGCAAGGGCGAACTGAGCGTCGTGCGCGGCGACCGGGACGTCTTCGGGCTGCACGGCCGCAGCGCCGAGCAGCGCCTCGCGATCGACCTGCTGCTCGACCCCGAGATCGGGATCGTGTCGCTGGGCGGCCGCGCCGGAACCGGCAAGAGCGCCCTCGCCCTCTGCGCCGGCCTCGAGGCCGTGCTCGAGAAGCAGCAGCACCGCAAGATCATGGTCTTCCGTCCGCTGTACGCGGTCGGCGGTCAGGAGCTCGGTTACCTGCCCGGCGACGCCCAGGAGAAGATGAACCCCTGGGGCCAGGCGGTGTTCGACACCCTCGGCGCGCTCGTCAGCGAGAACGTGCTCGAGGAGGTCATGGAGCGCGGGCTGCTCGAGGTGCTGCCGCTCACGCACATCCGCGGCCGCTCGCTGCACGACGCCTTCGTGATCGTGGATGAGGCGCAGTCGCTCGAGCGCAACGTGCTGCTGACGGTGCTCTCGCGCATCGGCCAGAACTCGCGCGTCGTGCTCACCCACGACGTCGCGCAGCGCGACAACCTGCGCGTCGGTCGGCACGACGGCGTCGCGAGCGTCATCGAGACGCTCAAGGGGCACCCGCTGTTCGCGCACATCACCCTGACCCGCTCCGAGCGCTCCGCCGTGGCGGCGCTCGTGACCGAGCTGCTGGAGTCGAACGAGCTCGCCTGA
- a CDS encoding DUF1905 domain-containing protein codes for MQLVVEGEIFYWRGPAPWHFVAVPPAEAAEIHAVAGAVTYGWGMIPASVHLDRDGATTTWTTSLWPKDGTFIVPIKKAVQDSHELDVGDVLTLRLDIGG; via the coding sequence ATGCAGCTGGTCGTCGAGGGCGAGATCTTCTACTGGCGCGGCCCGGCACCGTGGCACTTCGTCGCCGTGCCGCCCGCCGAGGCCGCGGAGATCCACGCGGTCGCCGGCGCCGTCACCTACGGCTGGGGCATGATCCCGGCCAGCGTGCACCTCGACCGCGACGGCGCGACCACGACCTGGACGACCTCGCTCTGGCCCAAGGACGGCACCTTCATCGTGCCGATCAAGAAGGCCGTGCAAGACAGTCACGAGCTCGACGTCGGCGACGTGCTGACGCTGCGCCTCGACATCGGCGGCTGA
- a CDS encoding class II fumarate hydratase → MSTEEFRIEHDTMGEVRVPASALYRAQTQRAVENFPISGTGLEAGQIVALARIKRAAAIVNAQIGILDQGIADAIVAAADEIVAGQHHGHFPVDTYQTGSGTSSNMNMNEVLATLATEKLGSPVHPNDHVNMSQSSNDVFPTSVHLAVTGALIHDLVPALDHLATSLEAKAELWKDAVKAGRTHLMDATPVTLGQEFGGYARQIRLGIERVQSALPRVAEVPLGGTATGTGINTPLGFPQKVIAELAENSGLPITEALDHFEAQGARDGLVDASGALRVIAVSLTKISNDLRWMGSGPNTGLGELHIPDLQPGSSIMPGKVNPVIPEAVIMVGARVIGNDATIAWAGATGAFELNVAIPVMGTALLESIRLLANSTRVLADKTIDGLQANLERARALAESSPSIVTPLNKLIGYEAAAKIAKHSVAQGITVREAVVDLGFVERGEVTEAQLDEALDVTTMTHP, encoded by the coding sequence GTGAGCACCGAAGAGTTCCGGATCGAGCACGACACGATGGGCGAGGTGCGGGTTCCCGCGTCGGCGCTCTACCGGGCGCAGACGCAGCGCGCCGTCGAGAACTTCCCGATCTCGGGCACCGGCCTCGAGGCCGGCCAGATCGTCGCGCTGGCTCGCATCAAGCGCGCCGCCGCGATCGTGAACGCGCAGATCGGCATCCTCGACCAGGGCATCGCCGACGCGATCGTCGCCGCGGCCGACGAGATCGTCGCCGGTCAGCACCACGGTCACTTCCCGGTCGACACCTACCAGACCGGCTCGGGCACCTCCTCGAACATGAACATGAACGAGGTGCTCGCCACCCTCGCGACCGAGAAGCTCGGCTCGCCGGTGCACCCCAACGACCACGTCAACATGTCGCAGTCGTCGAACGACGTCTTCCCGACCTCGGTGCACCTCGCCGTCACCGGCGCGCTCATCCACGACCTCGTGCCGGCCCTCGACCACCTCGCGACCTCGCTCGAGGCGAAGGCCGAGCTGTGGAAGGACGCCGTCAAGGCCGGCCGCACCCACCTCATGGACGCCACCCCGGTCACCCTCGGCCAGGAGTTCGGCGGCTACGCGCGCCAGATCCGCCTCGGCATCGAGCGCGTGCAGTCGGCGCTCCCCCGCGTCGCCGAGGTGCCGCTCGGAGGCACCGCCACCGGCACCGGCATCAACACCCCGCTCGGCTTCCCGCAGAAGGTCATCGCCGAGCTCGCCGAGAACTCCGGTCTGCCGATCACCGAGGCGCTCGACCACTTCGAGGCGCAGGGCGCGCGCGACGGCCTCGTCGACGCCTCCGGCGCGCTGCGCGTCATCGCCGTCTCGCTGACCAAGATCAGCAACGACCTGCGATGGATGGGCTCCGGCCCCAACACCGGCCTCGGCGAACTGCACATCCCCGACCTGCAGCCCGGCTCGTCGATCATGCCCGGCAAGGTCAACCCGGTCATCCCCGAGGCCGTGATCATGGTCGGCGCGCGCGTGATCGGCAACGACGCGACGATCGCGTGGGCCGGCGCGACCGGCGCCTTCGAGCTCAACGTCGCGATTCCGGTCATGGGCACCGCGCTGCTCGAGTCGATCCGCCTGCTCGCGAACTCGACCCGCGTGCTCGCCGACAAGACCATCGACGGCCTGCAGGCGAACCTCGAGCGCGCCCGCGCACTCGCCGAGTCGTCGCCGTCGATCGTCACGCCGCTCAACAAGCTCATCGGCTACGAGGCCGCCGCGAAGATCGCCAAGCACTCGGTCGCACAGGGCATCACGGTGCGCGAAGCCGTCGTCGACCTCGGCTTCGTCGAGCGCGGCGAGGTCACCGAGGCTCAGCTCGACGAGGCGCTCGACGTCACCACGATGACGCACCCGTGA
- a CDS encoding prepilin peptidase, translated as METSASVAGAGAGVSDAGVVPAPTGHATSAHRRGLLRRLAWQAPLTLILAAAVLVASGVRLTTIPAIALAAVAAELARIDATEHRLPNRLTVPVIGLGVAALGIRVALGDVSIGAITTIAIITAVVLLLGLLGAFGMGDAKLVIAMALAGPTALVTIAAPVLGTLLGGAAAVVVLVRSGRGRRLPLGPFLLGGWGLALGAQLLLAAVR; from the coding sequence GTGGAGACATCGGCATCGGTGGCGGGCGCGGGCGCGGGCGTGAGCGACGCTGGGGTCGTGCCGGCGCCGACGGGTCACGCGACGTCCGCGCATCGCCGAGGGCTTCTGCGCCGACTGGCCTGGCAGGCGCCGCTCACCCTCATCCTCGCCGCGGCGGTGCTCGTGGCGTCGGGCGTCCGTCTGACGACGATCCCCGCGATCGCCCTCGCGGCCGTGGCCGCCGAGCTCGCCCGCATCGACGCGACCGAGCATCGGCTTCCGAACCGGCTCACGGTGCCGGTGATCGGGCTCGGCGTCGCCGCGCTCGGCATCCGCGTCGCCCTCGGCGACGTGTCGATCGGCGCGATCACGACGATCGCGATCATCACCGCCGTCGTGCTGCTGCTCGGCTTGCTCGGAGCCTTCGGCATGGGCGACGCGAAGCTGGTGATCGCGATGGCCCTGGCCGGTCCGACCGCTCTCGTCACGATCGCAGCCCCGGTGCTCGGCACGCTGCTCGGCGGCGCCGCCGCGGTCGTCGTGCTCGTGCGCAGCGGGCGGGGACGACGACTGCCGCTCGGCCCGTTCCTGCTCGGCGGATGGGGGCTCGCCCTCGGCGCGCAGCTGCTGCTGGCCGCGGTGCGCTGA
- a CDS encoding carbonic anhydrase, whose product MTTTSPQQAWDEMRHGNENFVAGTPEHPHQDVDTRAGLADGQAPHAALFGCADSRLAAEIIFDRGLGDLFVIRNAGQVVSDSVIGSLEYAVAVLKVPLIVVLGHDACGAVRAAIDAESKNPPALPAHIAQLIAPIRPSVRRARVIGHNDAETIGRLHLRETIADLLAGSELISDAVADGTLGIVGANYRLAEGRVVPDAALGVIDVDAA is encoded by the coding sequence ATGACGACCACCAGCCCCCAGCAGGCCTGGGACGAGATGCGCCACGGCAACGAGAACTTCGTCGCCGGAACCCCGGAGCACCCGCACCAGGACGTCGACACCCGCGCCGGCCTGGCCGACGGCCAGGCGCCGCACGCCGCGCTGTTCGGCTGCGCCGACTCGCGCCTCGCGGCCGAGATCATCTTCGATCGCGGCCTCGGCGACCTCTTCGTCATCCGCAACGCAGGACAGGTCGTCTCCGACTCGGTGATCGGCTCGCTCGAGTACGCCGTCGCCGTGCTCAAGGTGCCGCTCATCGTCGTGCTCGGTCACGACGCCTGCGGCGCCGTTCGTGCCGCGATCGACGCGGAGAGCAAGAACCCGCCCGCGCTGCCGGCGCACATCGCCCAGCTGATCGCCCCGATCCGCCCCTCCGTGCGCCGTGCGCGCGTCATCGGCCACAACGACGCCGAGACCATCGGGCGCTTGCACCTGCGCGAGACGATCGCCGATCTGCTGGCCGGATCCGAGCTCATCAGCGACGCCGTGGCCGACGGTACGCTGGGCATCGTCGGCGCGAACTACCGCCTCGCCGAGGGGCGGGTCGTGCCGGACGCCGCCCTCGGCGTGATCGACGTCGACGCGGCCTGA